In Carassius carassius chromosome 7, fCarCar2.1, whole genome shotgun sequence, one genomic interval encodes:
- the LOC132144300 gene encoding polymeric immunoglobulin receptor-like translates to MRAFSIIFITFCLISGQVLCFKVIGCSGGSVMFKCMNPNKRESSDQFKGKYFCRNRDCTTGISTETRHWWVNNERFALYDDENRGFFSVFIRKLSREDDGKYKCGNNQEWSHNVDLVVNNNSSSCGTSVIRSAYKGQTITFSCEYEHKFETHTKVLYRVNGDPVLLLKISQSSQSSEEKFILSDNQRDHFTVTIRNISEEERGVYLCGVERDGEDKPLSETSITHITFIKEIELKVHRQISSVQVEAYISKSVFITCEFPEEFKENQKFIQKDSSQEISVKEQNQWIHHDRVHMYDDTSSGVLKVFISDLTAADEGTYRCGVKTVNDHVFMTITLKINQGDHFPESSESAAVIGESVKLSCNSPEKQQSIKHICKENKKKICQNISSSEKQRFEFSDSTAGVFTASISNVSLRDAGVYWCGAETRHEHLTSVSLTNKHQMTLTMPPVIGREGDSVQIKCPYDKKHSKEVKYLCKGKSFTKDAQIIIRSDEGHVNNPKISVKDDTELNLFTVTMTELRAEDAGKYWCAVKDVFNLPIELMIIRKDAITHEASVGGSASISCKHIRKQTQRFFCRGDQPNICFRDGVHVSSDNSRFSLTEETFTVKISDLRAEDSGKYWCAEESSGSFIFTEVQLHLSLSSALIICNLSNPEDTELVQESFHQQTEDRQELMKRLKKMPGAIQILNQILSIPQFSHPQTPLIHRIHFTPQFSHPQSPLMGSCMLLSVSRSMESLTVKLHTCLFSPQHQIQREI, encoded by the exons ATGAGGGCCTTCAGCATCATCTTCATCACTTTCTGTCTGATCTCAG GTCAGGTTCTGTGTTTTAAAGTGATCGGCTGCTCTGGAGGGAGTGTGATGTTCAAGTGCATGAACCCAAACAAGAGAGAGTCTTCTGATCAGTTTAAAGGAAAGTATTTCTGCAGAAACAGAGACTGTACGACAGGAATCAGTACTGAGACTCGGCACTGGTGGGTTAATAATGAGAGATTCGCTCTGTATGACGATGAAAACAGAGGATTCTTCTCAGTGTTCATCAGGAAGCTCAGCAGAGAGGATGATGGGAAATATAAATGTGGAAACAACCAGGAATGGAGTCATAATGTTGATTTAGTGGTGAACAACA ACTCTTCATCTTGTGGGACGTCTGTTATCCGATCTGCATATAAAGGTCAAACGATCACTTTCAGCTGTGAATATGAACACAAGTTTGAAACACACACCAAAGTCTTGTACAGAGTGAATGGAGATCCTGTGCTTCTGCTGAAGATCTCTCAATCATCACAATCATCTGAAGAGAAGTTCATCCTGTCTGACAATCAGAGAGATCACTTTACTGTGACCatcagaaacatttctgaagaGGAGCGTGGAGTTTATTTATGTGGAGTGGAGAGAGACGGAGAAGATAAACCACTTTCAGAAACATCAATTACTCACATAACCTTCATTAAAGAGATTGAGCTGAAAGTTCATC GTCAGATATCTTCTGTCCAGGTTGAGGCCTACATCAGTAAATCAGTCTTCATCACGTGTGAATTTCCAGAAGAATTCAAAGAAAACCAGAAATTCATCCAGAAAGATTCATCACAGGAGATCTCTGTTAAAGAACAGAATCAGTGGATCCATCATGATAGAGTTCACATGTATGATGATACCAGTTCAGGAGTTTTGAAGGTTTTTATCAGTGATTTAACTGCAGCTGATGAAGGAACGTACAGATGTGGAGTGAAAACTGTTAACGATCATGTCTTCATGACGATCACACTGAAGATCAATCAAG GTGATCATTTCCCTGAATCAAGTGAATCAGCTGCTGTTATTGGTGAAAGTGTGAAACTCAGCTGTAATTCCCCTGAGAAACAGCAGTCCATCAAACACATCTGTAAAGAGAACAAGAAGAAGATCTGTCAGAACATCAGTTCATCAGAGAAGCAGCGCTTTGAGTTTTCTGACAGTACAGCAGGAGTTTTTACAGCGAGCATCAGTAATGTGAGCCTGAGAGATGCTGGAGTTTACTGGTGTGGAGCAGAAACCAGACACGAGCATCTGACTTCTGTTTCTCTCACCAATAAACATCAAATGACTTTAACCA TGCCTCCAGTGATCGGACGTGAAGGAGATTCAGTCCAGATCAAATGCCCTTATGATAAAAAACACTCAAAAGAAGTAAAGTATCTGTGTAAAGGAAAGAGTTTCACTAAAGATGCTCAAATTATCATTCGCTCAGATGAAGGTCATGTTAATAACCCAAAGATTTCAGTAAAGGACGACACTGAACTCAATCTCTTCACTGTGACCATGACTGAGCTGAGAGCAGAGGATGCTGGGAAATACTGGTGTGCAGTGAAAGATGTGTTTAATCTTCCCATTGAGCTCATGATCATCAGGAAGGACG CGATCACTCATGAAGCGTCTGTCGGAGGATCAGCGTCCATCAGCTGTAAACACATcaggaaacaaacacagaggTTTTTCTGCAGAGGAGATCAGCCCAATATCTGCTTCAGAGACGGAGTTCATGTTTCATCAGATAACAGCAGATTCTCTCTAACTGAAGAAACCTTTACTGTGAAGATCAGCGATCTGAGAGCAGAGGATTCTGGGAAATACTGGTGTGCAGAGGAGAGCTCTGGGTCCTTTATATTCACTGAAGTTCAGCTACAC CTGTCCCTGAGTTCAGCTCTAATCATCTGTaaccttagtaatcctgaagacactgaGCTTGTCCAG GAATCATTTCATcaacagacagaagacagacaggAGCTCATGAAACG ACTCAAGAAGATGCCAGGAGCCATTCAGATCCTGAATCAAATCCTCTCTATTCCCCAGTTCAGTCacccacaaacccctctgattcACAGAATCCACTTTACTCCACAATTCAGTCACCCACAATCCCCTCTGATGGGCTCCTGTATGCTGCTGTCAGTTTCCAGAAGCATGGAGAGTCTCACAGTAAAGCTACA CACATGTCTCTTTTCTCCACAACATCAGATACAGAGAGAGATCTAa